The Bacteroidota bacterium genome includes a region encoding these proteins:
- a CDS encoding GxxExxY protein, which translates to MSEKILFKEESYQIIGKCMEVHNYLGPGFLEVVYKDALEYEFKKAGIPYSREKEYTVHYKDTILKHKYNADFVVYDKIILEVKGVGAISDEFIARAINYLKVSCNQLALIINFGELKLNSKRIIL; encoded by the coding sequence ATGTCAGAAAAAATTTTGTTTAAAGAAGAAAGTTATCAAATAATTGGAAAATGTATGGAAGTACACAATTATTTGGGGCCAGGTTTTTTGGAAGTTGTTTATAAGGATGCTTTGGAGTATGAATTCAAAAAAGCCGGAATTCCTTATTCCAGGGAAAAAGAGTATACTGTTCATTATAAAGATACCATCCTAAAACATAAATACAATGCTGATTTTGTGGTTTATGATAAAATTATACTGGAGGTGAAAGGTGTTGGAGCAATTAGCGACGAATTTATTGCAAGAGCAATAAACTATTTAAAAGTGTCTTGCAACCAATTAGCTTTGATCATTAATTTTGGTGAACTCAAATTAAATTCGAAAAGAATTATCTTGTAG
- a CDS encoding CotH kinase family protein, which produces MNITLKSSLFFACIYASGCAVFAQSIPAQLHISETEHRYTIGGAKPNVFYAIDSIKNIELIFEDDDWYEQMEINYYHEEEIPATMVYDGDTLSALVGVGFRGHSSYYQNDSLKKSIAISLDYIDSTQELFGYHTINLNCSFKDPSFMREVLYENLIQKYIPALSVNYTLLKLNGQDFGLYTNVEQLNNDFIREWFYTNDGTTWRAERNDGAVDSMPGGVDGTGFSSFNYLGDDSSDYSSYYTLKSTQKENPWEDLMECVSVLHNNGDAVIEDSINQYLDLDRTLWYLACEIIFADEDGYVAKGGMDYFIYWEPETDRIVPLEFDGNSIMEPIRYNWGVFLKSTDTNFALTYKLFAVPAIRQRYLAHVRTILEEIFNSEVIDEKIEYYHNLIDSYVEADPVKIYTYADYLNDMQELKDFVVNRGNYILDNWEVEQVAPIISDTKWKTNFTDWGIVNSIEPLIINTTLSGVPVNAVNLYYATGLFGMFNNVEMFDDGLHNDELANDNIYGATIPPFVLGTDVRFYIEAVGSNTAGSRRYDPPGAEHDVYYYKVLTDFVGINEVNTNGFFIYPIPAQNFLNISTSEQKETALDIYNLSGQLIWSEFINGNIQIDIEAWKQGLYICKYGEITKKFMKE; this is translated from the coding sequence ATGAATATAACACTAAAGAGTTCGCTTTTTTTTGCATGTATATATGCAAGTGGTTGTGCGGTATTTGCACAATCAATTCCTGCTCAATTACATATTTCAGAAACAGAACATCGATATACTATAGGCGGAGCAAAACCTAATGTGTTTTACGCGATCGATTCTATAAAAAATATAGAATTGATCTTTGAGGATGATGATTGGTATGAACAAATGGAAATCAATTATTATCATGAAGAGGAGATTCCAGCTACCATGGTTTATGATGGAGATACATTATCGGCGTTAGTAGGGGTTGGATTCAGAGGTCATTCCAGCTATTACCAAAATGATTCTCTGAAAAAATCCATTGCGATCAGTTTGGATTATATAGATTCGACTCAGGAATTATTTGGTTACCACACAATAAATTTAAACTGTAGTTTTAAAGATCCTTCCTTTATGCGGGAAGTATTATATGAAAATCTCATTCAAAAATATATCCCTGCCCTTAGTGTAAATTATACACTATTAAAATTAAATGGCCAGGACTTTGGATTGTATACAAATGTTGAGCAATTAAACAATGATTTTATCCGTGAGTGGTTCTATACGAACGATGGAACCACTTGGAGAGCCGAACGCAACGATGGAGCCGTAGATTCCATGCCTGGTGGAGTTGATGGAACAGGGTTTAGCTCATTTAATTATCTCGGTGATGACAGTTCGGATTATTCAAGCTATTATACTTTAAAAAGTACTCAGAAGGAAAATCCATGGGAAGATCTTATGGAATGTGTTTCTGTTTTACATAATAATGGTGATGCCGTGATCGAGGATTCCATCAATCAATATCTTGATCTAGACCGGACACTTTGGTATCTGGCCTGCGAAATAATTTTTGCTGATGAAGATGGATATGTAGCTAAAGGGGGCATGGATTATTTTATATATTGGGAGCCCGAAACCGATAGAATTGTGCCACTCGAATTTGATGGTAACAGCATTATGGAACCCATTCGATATAATTGGGGGGTATTTTTAAAATCAACTGATACCAATTTCGCACTCACGTATAAACTTTTTGCAGTACCTGCTATCAGGCAAAGATATCTTGCACATGTAAGAACAATTTTGGAGGAGATATTTAATAGTGAAGTTATTGATGAAAAAATTGAATATTACCACAATTTAATTGATTCGTATGTAGAAGCTGATCCTGTAAAAATTTATACCTATGCTGATTACCTTAACGATATGCAGGAATTAAAAGATTTTGTTGTAAATCGAGGAAATTATATTTTAGATAATTGGGAAGTGGAGCAAGTTGCACCAATAATTTCAGATACAAAATGGAAAACAAATTTTACGGATTGGGGAATTGTAAATAGTATAGAACCACTGATAATTAATACCACACTAAGTGGTGTTCCGGTTAACGCAGTAAATTTGTATTACGCTACCGGCTTGTTTGGAATGTTCAACAATGTTGAGATGTTTGATGATGGACTTCATAATGATGAATTAGCAAATGACAATATTTACGGTGCAACTATTCCTCCGTTTGTTCTTGGAACCGATGTGCGGTTTTATATTGAAGCTGTTGGTTCAAATACTGCCGGATCAAGGAGATACGATCCTCCTGGTGCAGAACATGATGTTTATTATTACAAGGTTTTGACCGATTTTGTTGGAATAAATGAAGTTAACACCAATGGGTTTTTTATTTACCCTATTCCAGCCCAAAATTTCCTTAATATTTCAACAAGTGAACAGAAGGAAACTGCCTTGGATATATATAACTTATCCGGACAATTAATTTGGAGTGAATTTATTAATGGTAATATTCAAATTGATATTGAAGCCTGGAAACAAGGTTTATATATATGCAAGTATGGAGAAATAACCAAAAAATTTATGAAGGAATAA
- a CDS encoding PhoH family protein, translating into MAVKKKATVQKEKKIFILDTSVILHDHNSVNNFAEHDVVIPITVLEELDNFKKGNETINFEAREFIRFLDIKSKEDTLQEWRQIHDRGPGRMIVMMYEHNGVNAEEIFGEEKPDHKILNTALVVMHKHPDHKVILVSKDINLRLKAKSLGLHAEDYKNDKIADPDFLKEPIETIEGIDHENIDKIYSEGSIGFKEILKQEPYANQCFILKNGSSSVLASYNSVDQVFERINKSTAYGIKPRNAEQVFALNVLLNPEIKLIALQGQSGTGKTLLALASALEQRRNYKQIFLARPIIPLNNKDIGYLPGDIKSKLNPYMEPLWDNLKMIQNQFEVNDPEYKAIAGMIEQEKLVIQPLAYIRGRSISNIFFIIDEAQNLTPLEVKTIITRAGENTKIIFTGDINQIDTPYLDSHSNGLSYLIDKIKNHPMCSVITLQKGERSELANLANELL; encoded by the coding sequence ATGGCGGTGAAAAAAAAGGCAACTGTGCAGAAAGAAAAAAAGATTTTCATTCTCGACACATCAGTAATCTTACACGATCACAATTCCGTAAATAATTTCGCAGAACATGACGTAGTCATCCCAATCACGGTGCTGGAGGAACTGGACAACTTTAAAAAAGGTAACGAAACTATCAATTTTGAAGCGCGTGAATTCATTCGTTTTTTGGATATTAAATCCAAGGAAGATACTTTACAGGAATGGAGACAGATTCACGACAGAGGTCCCGGAAGGATGATAGTTATGATGTATGAGCACAATGGTGTAAATGCGGAAGAGATCTTCGGAGAAGAAAAACCGGATCATAAAATATTGAATACGGCTTTAGTAGTGATGCATAAACATCCTGATCATAAGGTGATTTTGGTTTCCAAAGATATCAACCTGCGATTAAAGGCTAAATCACTGGGTTTACATGCTGAAGATTATAAAAATGATAAAATTGCCGATCCCGATTTTCTGAAAGAACCTATTGAAACAATTGAAGGAATCGATCACGAAAATATTGATAAAATATACAGTGAGGGCTCCATCGGATTCAAAGAGATTCTAAAGCAGGAACCCTATGCAAATCAGTGTTTTATATTAAAAAATGGAAGCAGTTCGGTGTTGGCAAGTTATAATTCTGTAGATCAGGTTTTTGAACGGATTAATAAATCAACCGCATACGGAATTAAACCTAGAAATGCAGAGCAAGTGTTTGCATTAAATGTGTTGCTTAATCCTGAAATTAAATTAATTGCTTTACAAGGTCAAAGCGGAACAGGTAAAACCTTATTGGCACTTGCGAGTGCATTGGAACAAAGGAGAAATTATAAACAAATATTTTTAGCCCGTCCCATCATCCCGCTTAATAATAAAGATATTGGATATTTACCAGGAGATATTAAATCGAAGCTGAATCCTTATATGGAACCACTTTGGGATAATCTCAAAATGATTCAAAATCAATTTGAAGTAAATGATCCCGAATACAAGGCAATTGCAGGAATGATAGAGCAGGAAAAATTAGTAATTCAACCACTTGCTTATATTCGGGGAAGAAGTATTTCCAATATTTTCTTCATCATTGATGAGGCGCAAAACCTTACTCCGCTTGAGGTTAAGACCATTATCACCAGAGCCGGAGAAAATACAAAGATCATTTTTACTGGAGATATTAATCAAATTGATACACCATATCTCGATTCACATAGCAACGGATTGAGTTATTTAATTGATAAAATTAAAAATCATCCTATGTGTTCCGTAATTACTTTGCAAAAAGGAGAGCGGAGTGAGTTGGCGAATTTGGCGAATGAATTGTTGTAA
- a CDS encoding PorT family protein, producing the protein MKRLMVLIICLYTFKVYAQDFDLGVKGGVNYAQSVILDVVGSDGVDMGDLEDERGMAVVFGGFARATFGKFVFQPEILFSENQSLADIGEIDPQDIALGDVLSMNVDKLDIPLLFGYNVFNKFRLMGGPVVSHIQSDASDPLFDLNEITIGYQAGLGFDINRLTFDARYEGNLSKFTDYIETDNGLIEVDSRKNIFQFTLGYKLFD; encoded by the coding sequence ATGAAAAGATTAATGGTATTGATTATTTGTCTGTATACTTTTAAAGTATATGCGCAGGATTTTGACCTGGGGGTAAAAGGTGGAGTTAATTACGCTCAATCGGTAATTTTAGATGTAGTGGGTTCAGATGGGGTAGATATGGGTGATCTGGAGGATGAGCGCGGAATGGCAGTTGTTTTTGGAGGATTTGCCAGAGCCACATTCGGGAAATTTGTTTTCCAACCTGAAATTTTGTTTTCCGAAAACCAAAGTCTGGCTGATATCGGTGAAATTGATCCTCAGGATATTGCTTTGGGAGATGTTTTATCAATGAATGTCGATAAATTGGATATACCTCTTTTATTTGGATATAATGTTTTTAATAAATTCAGATTAATGGGTGGACCAGTTGTTAGTCATATTCAATCAGATGCTTCAGATCCACTTTTTGATCTTAATGAAATTACAATTGGTTATCAGGCAGGTTTAGGATTTGATATCAATCGGCTCACTTTTGATGCCCGTTACGAAGGTAACCTTAGCAAATTTACAGATTACATTGAAACTGATAATGGTTTAATTGAAGTGGATAGCAGAAAGAATATTTTTCAGTTTACTTTAGGTTATAAGTTGTTTGATTAA
- a CDS encoding GNAT family N-acetyltransferase — protein MEVQILPNTITLENEKVLLRPLEISDIDHLLEFSLHEPEIWKYSLAQGSGKENMIKYIYDAVLARASNKEYSFIVLDKIKNKYAGSTRFYDIQLPYKTIQLGYTWYGKEFQGTGLNKNCKYLLLEYAFEILELERVEFRADNRNERSKAAMLSIGCKVDGILRSNLPDNAGGRRDSIILSILRNEWFSDVKQILLKKLM, from the coding sequence ATGGAAGTACAAATATTGCCAAACACCATAACATTGGAAAATGAAAAGGTTTTATTAAGGCCTTTAGAGATCTCAGATATTGATCACCTGCTCGAATTTTCGTTACATGAACCGGAAATATGGAAATATTCTCTTGCCCAGGGCAGTGGAAAAGAAAACATGATCAAATATATTTATGATGCTGTTTTGGCCAGAGCTTCCAATAAGGAATATTCTTTTATTGTTTTGGATAAGATTAAAAACAAATACGCAGGAAGTACTAGATTTTATGATATCCAGCTACCTTATAAAACTATACAATTAGGATATACCTGGTATGGAAAAGAATTTCAGGGAACGGGATTAAATAAAAACTGCAAATATTTACTGTTGGAATACGCATTCGAAATTTTAGAACTTGAGCGTGTTGAATTCCGCGCAGATAACAGAAATGAAAGAAGTAAAGCAGCCATGTTAAGTATAGGTTGCAAAGTGGATGGAATATTAAGAAGTAATTTACCGGATAATGCAGGTGGAAGACGAGACAGTATTATTTTAAGTATTTTGCGCAATGAATGGTTCAGCGATGTGAAGCAGATACTGCTTAAAAAATTAATGTAG
- a CDS encoding type IIA DNA topoisomerase subunit B, whose product MANTNYNYSEEHIRTLDWIEHMRMRPGMYIGKLGDGSAPDDGIYVLVKEVIDNSIDEFMMGYGKKIDIEIKNNIVTVRDFGRGIPLGKVIECVSVMNTGAKYDTAAFQKSVGLNGVGTKAVNALSHYFKVQAFREGKSKMAEFEKGVLNKDNSIQKTDDKDGTLVTFVPDNTIFKNFHFIPEYLDNLLWNYVYLNAGLTINFNGNKYYSQNGLLDLLKRKTNEEELRYPIIHLKGDDIEVAMSHGNEYGEEYYSFVNGQYTTQGGTHQAAFREAVVKTIREFYKKDFDATDIRQAIVAAVAIRVQEPVFESQTKTKLGSINIAPDGIAVRTFINDFLKKALDDYLHRNPQTADALLKRILQNERERKEIAGIKKLANERAKKANLHNKKLRDCRFHYGEDKSEKALESTLFITEGDSASGSITKARDVGTQAVFSLKGKPLNVYGLTKKVVYENEEFNLLQHALNIEDGIEGLRYNKIVVATDADVDGMHIRLLLLTFFLQFFPDLVKNGHVFILQTPLFRVRNKKETIYCYSADEKQNAMNKLGAKPEITRFKGLGEISPDEFSGFIGEQIRLDPVIIGKEQSIQSTLEYYMGKNTPDRQIFIIKNLKVEKDIVEAVEEELTEI is encoded by the coding sequence ATGGCTAATACAAATTACAATTATTCCGAAGAACATATACGGACCCTCGACTGGATAGAGCATATGCGCATGCGTCCCGGTATGTATATTGGTAAATTGGGGGATGGATCTGCTCCGGATGATGGCATTTATGTGTTGGTGAAGGAGGTTATCGACAACTCCATCGATGAATTTATGATGGGTTACGGGAAAAAGATCGATATAGAGATCAAAAATAATATCGTGACAGTCCGCGATTTTGGCCGCGGAATTCCACTTGGAAAGGTGATTGAATGTGTGAGCGTGATGAATACCGGTGCAAAATATGATACCGCCGCCTTTCAAAAATCGGTGGGTTTGAACGGAGTGGGAACAAAAGCGGTAAATGCTCTCAGTCATTATTTTAAAGTACAGGCTTTCAGAGAAGGGAAGTCTAAAATGGCTGAATTTGAAAAAGGTGTTTTGAATAAGGATAATTCCATTCAAAAAACCGATGATAAGGATGGTACTCTGGTAACCTTTGTTCCCGATAATACCATCTTTAAAAATTTTCATTTTATTCCGGAATATCTCGATAATCTTTTGTGGAATTATGTTTACCTGAATGCCGGATTAACTATTAATTTCAACGGAAATAAATATTATTCGCAAAATGGTTTGTTGGATCTTTTAAAAAGAAAAACAAATGAAGAGGAATTGCGATATCCTATCATCCATTTAAAAGGAGATGATATTGAAGTGGCCATGTCGCATGGTAATGAATATGGGGAAGAATATTACAGTTTCGTTAACGGACAATATACCACACAGGGTGGAACACATCAGGCTGCTTTCAGAGAAGCTGTTGTAAAAACGATAAGAGAGTTTTATAAGAAGGATTTTGATGCAACGGATATTCGTCAGGCCATAGTTGCAGCTGTTGCTATTCGTGTGCAGGAACCTGTATTCGAATCGCAGACAAAAACAAAACTCGGTTCCATCAATATTGCTCCTGATGGAATTGCGGTGCGAACATTTATAAACGATTTTCTCAAAAAAGCTCTTGATGATTATTTGCATAGAAATCCGCAAACAGCTGATGCATTATTAAAACGCATTTTACAAAATGAAAGAGAGCGCAAAGAAATAGCAGGTATTAAAAAGCTTGCAAATGAACGCGCTAAAAAAGCAAATCTCCACAATAAAAAATTGCGCGATTGCAGATTTCATTATGGAGAAGATAAAAGTGAAAAAGCATTGGAATCCACACTTTTTATAACAGAGGGTGACAGTGCATCCGGTTCTATCACAAAGGCCAGAGATGTTGGTACACAGGCAGTTTTTTCCTTAAAAGGAAAACCACTGAACGTTTATGGACTCACAAAAAAGGTAGTGTACGAGAATGAGGAATTTAATTTATTGCAACACGCTTTAAATATCGAAGACGGTATTGAAGGATTGCGATATAATAAAATTGTAGTTGCCACCGATGCCGATGTGGATGGAATGCATATCCGTTTATTATTGCTTACTTTCTTCTTGCAATTTTTTCCTGATCTTGTAAAAAACGGACATGTATTTATTTTACAAACTCCATTATTCAGGGTGCGAAATAAAAAGGAAACAATTTATTGTTATTCCGCCGATGAAAAACAAAATGCGATGAATAAATTAGGTGCCAAACCGGAGATTACCAGGTTTAAGGGTTTGGGGGAAATTAGTCCGGATGAATTTTCAGGATTTATCGGCGAACAAATTCGTTTGGATCCGGTAATTATCGGAAAAGAACAATCCATACAAAGTACCTTGGAATATTATATGGGAAAAAACACTCCCGATAGGCAAATATTTATAATTAAAAATCTGAAAGTTGAGAAAGATATAGTGGAAGCTGTAGAAGAAGAACTTACAGAAATATAA
- a CDS encoding DNA gyrase/topoisomerase IV subunit A produces the protein MAKKKSEQEKADDIAASINRNLKTDTVHVSGMYKEWFLDYASYVILERAVPDIRDGVKPVQRRILHAMKEMDDGRFNKVANIIGQSMQYHPHGDASIGDALVNMGQKDLLIETQGNWGDVRTGDDAAAPRYIEARLSKFALEVLFNKDTTEWQLSYDGRKAEPVCLPVKFPLVLAMGVEGIAVGLSTKILPHNFCELIQGSIEVLKGNETTILPDFPTGGFIDVSDYNRGERGSKIRARAKMEVADKKTILIKQIAFGTTTTSLIDSIIKANDKGKIKIKKVTDNTAAEVEIAIELAPGTSPDVTVDALYAFTDCEVSISPSTCVIDDEKPVFYTVDEILRRSTKNTKELLKRELEIKLEELNEKWHFSSLEKIFIENRIYRDIEEAETWDAVIKTIAKGLKPFTAKLIREVTEDDIVRLTEIKIKRISKFDGFKADTYIKDLEAEMKEVKHNLRHLTDYAIKYFEDLLKKYGKGRERKTEIRKFDVIEAKSVVANNAKLYVNREDGFIGHGLKKDEFICDCSDIDDIIAFTEDGKMKVVRIADKVFIGKKILYANVWKKEDERMTYHMIYSDGKTGKAFAKRFNVTGITRDKEYDLTSGNPKSKVWYFSANNNSESEVVSLHLHPNARAHVKVFDFDFSELMVKGRGSIGNTITKYGLRKIVQKEKGTSTLGGRKLWLDEVVGRLNNDARGKYLGEFDTGDNILVIYRDGNYELTNFELSNRFEMRDVVLVEKFDVEKVISAAYWDNDIKQMYVKRFYVEAIVPDKKYPFISESAGSKLYVASTAKNPKIEVTVLKGRKSEEVVEIIDMSKFIDVKGWKSQGNRLSQYEVKKVKAVMETIQSEPEKTADNKKESAKQELKTGTQLEWDIDTGEKKIKDGKQTKLF, from the coding sequence ATGGCTAAGAAAAAATCAGAACAAGAAAAAGCAGACGACATTGCAGCGAGCATAAACAGAAATCTTAAAACAGATACTGTGCATGTTTCGGGAATGTATAAAGAATGGTTTCTGGATTATGCGAGTTATGTAATTCTGGAACGTGCGGTTCCCGATATTCGCGATGGAGTAAAACCGGTGCAGCGCAGAATTTTGCATGCAATGAAAGAAATGGATGATGGTCGCTTTAATAAAGTGGCGAACATCATCGGACAATCCATGCAATATCACCCACATGGAGATGCCTCTATTGGTGATGCATTGGTAAACATGGGACAAAAAGATCTGCTCATCGAAACGCAGGGAAACTGGGGTGATGTTAGAACAGGAGATGATGCGGCTGCTCCGCGATATATTGAAGCGCGTTTATCAAAATTTGCACTCGAAGTTTTATTTAATAAAGACACCACCGAATGGCAACTGAGTTATGATGGAAGAAAAGCAGAACCCGTTTGTCTGCCGGTTAAATTCCCATTGGTGCTTGCGATGGGAGTGGAGGGTATAGCAGTTGGTTTATCCACCAAAATTTTACCACATAATTTTTGCGAATTAATTCAGGGAAGTATTGAAGTTTTAAAAGGAAATGAAACCACCATCCTTCCTGATTTTCCAACTGGCGGATTTATTGATGTAAGTGATTATAATCGCGGTGAAAGAGGAAGCAAGATCCGAGCACGCGCAAAAATGGAAGTTGCAGATAAAAAAACAATTCTCATCAAACAAATTGCTTTCGGAACTACAACAACTTCCTTAATTGATTCCATTATCAAAGCAAATGATAAGGGAAAAATAAAGATCAAAAAAGTTACAGATAATACTGCAGCAGAAGTAGAAATTGCCATTGAATTGGCACCCGGAACATCCCCTGATGTTACGGTAGATGCCTTATACGCATTTACCGACTGTGAAGTTTCAATTTCGCCCTCCACTTGCGTAATTGACGATGAAAAACCGGTTTTTTATACTGTCGATGAGATTTTACGTCGCTCCACAAAAAATACCAAAGAATTATTAAAAAGGGAACTGGAAATTAAACTGGAGGAATTAAATGAAAAATGGCATTTCAGTTCCCTGGAAAAAATATTCATAGAAAACAGAATTTATCGCGACATTGAAGAAGCGGAAACCTGGGATGCGGTAATTAAAACAATTGCGAAAGGCCTCAAACCGTTCACAGCTAAATTAATAAGAGAAGTTACAGAGGATGATATTGTTCGATTAACGGAAATCAAGATCAAACGCATTTCAAAATTCGATGGATTTAAAGCAGATACCTACATAAAAGATCTGGAAGCAGAAATGAAGGAGGTGAAACATAATCTTCGTCACCTTACAGATTATGCAATTAAATATTTCGAAGACCTTTTAAAAAAATATGGAAAAGGCAGAGAACGCAAAACGGAGATCAGAAAATTTGATGTAATTGAAGCAAAATCCGTTGTTGCAAATAATGCTAAATTATATGTGAACAGAGAGGATGGTTTTATTGGTCACGGTTTGAAAAAAGATGAATTCATTTGCGATTGTTCTGATATTGATGATATTATAGCATTTACCGAAGACGGAAAAATGAAGGTTGTAAGAATTGCTGATAAAGTATTTATCGGCAAAAAGATACTCTACGCAAATGTGTGGAAAAAAGAGGATGAGCGTATGACCTATCACATGATATATTCCGATGGCAAAACAGGAAAAGCATTCGCTAAAAGATTTAATGTGACCGGAATTACACGTGATAAAGAATATGATCTCACCTCCGGAAATCCGAAAAGTAAGGTTTGGTACTTTTCTGCAAATAATAACAGCGAAAGTGAAGTAGTAAGTTTACATCTTCACCCAAATGCGAGGGCGCATGTTAAAGTGTTCGATTTCGACTTCAGCGAATTAATGGTGAAGGGAAGAGGCAGCATCGGGAATACTATTACTAAATATGGACTTCGAAAAATAGTGCAAAAAGAAAAGGGAACCTCCACTCTCGGAGGACGAAAATTGTGGTTGGATGAAGTTGTCGGCAGATTAAATAATGATGCACGTGGTAAATATTTAGGGGAATTTGATACCGGCGATAATATTCTTGTAATTTATCGCGATGGAAATTACGAACTCACTAATTTCGAACTATCCAATCGTTTCGAAATGCGTGATGTGGTATTAGTGGAAAAATTTGATGTGGAAAAGGTAATATCCGCGGCATATTGGGATAATGATATCAAACAAATGTATGTAAAAAGATTTTATGTGGAAGCAATTGTTCCAGATAAAAAATATCCGTTTATTTCTGAATCTGCGGGATCAAAATTATATGTTGCATCCACTGCTAAAAATCCTAAAATTGAGGTTACCGTTTTAAAAGGAAGAAAGAGCGAAGAGGTTGTTGAAATTATCGACATGAGTAAATTCATCGATGTAAAAGGATGGAAGAGTCAGGGTAACAGACTGAGTCAATACGAAGTAAAAAAGGTAAAAGCTGTTATGGAAACTATTCAGTCAGAACCAGAAAAAACAGCGGACAATAAAAAAGAATCAGCAAAACAAGAACTTAAAACCGGCACTCAGCTGGAATGGGATATTGATACCGGTGAGAAGAAAATAAAGGATGGTAAACAAACGAAGTTGTTTTAA
- a CDS encoding TIGR00730 family Rossman fold protein, which yields MNKPLEWNIKLEPIKGKYLEGPRSRWHELEFGISVLFEFIKGFRQLHFVGPCVTVFGSARFDENHQYYKMAYEAGKKISDEGLTVLTGGGPGIMEAANRGAFENGGRSVGCNIKLPQEQQPNKYMHKWVTIKYFFVRKVLLVKYSYGFIVMPGGVGTMDEFFETLTLIQTATIKNFPLVLVGKDYYKDIWEMLQKMMAQNTISNVDMDLVLFTDNIDEAVEHVKYYIRQNYKMHKLKPLKLLMERFN from the coding sequence ATGAATAAACCACTGGAATGGAATATCAAGTTGGAACCTATAAAGGGCAAATATTTGGAAGGCCCCCGATCCAGATGGCATGAACTTGAATTTGGAATTTCCGTGTTATTTGAATTTATAAAGGGCTTCCGACAGTTACATTTTGTAGGACCTTGCGTTACTGTTTTTGGATCGGCCCGTTTTGATGAAAATCATCAATATTATAAAATGGCTTACGAGGCGGGAAAAAAAATAAGCGATGAAGGATTAACCGTTTTAACAGGCGGCGGTCCCGGAATTATGGAAGCAGCAAACAGAGGCGCTTTTGAAAATGGAGGTCGCTCAGTGGGATGTAATATTAAACTTCCACAGGAACAACAACCAAACAAATACATGCACAAATGGGTGACAATTAAATATTTTTTTGTGCGAAAAGTATTATTGGTAAAATATTCCTATGGATTTATTGTTATGCCCGGTGGTGTTGGTACAATGGATGAATTTTTTGAAACTTTAACCCTGATCCAAACTGCAACAATCAAAAATTTTCCCCTAGTTTTAGTAGGAAAAGATTATTACAAGGACATATGGGAAATGTTACAAAAAATGATGGCTCAAAATACGATCTCCAATGTAGATATGGATCTTGTATTGTTTACTGATAATATTGATGAAGCGGTGGAACATGTTAAATATTATATCCGACAAAATTATAAAATGCATAAATTAAAACCGCTAAAGTTATTAATGGAGCGATTTAATTAA